A genomic stretch from Salarias fasciatus chromosome 10, fSalaFa1.1, whole genome shotgun sequence includes:
- the mogat3b gene encoding 2-acylglycerol O-acyltransferase 3b, whose product MTKEKTQRKHFLETLSVLHWVLTFLFFGLTCSILMVYLMFTSLWPLSALYFVWLVLDWDTPERGGRKIHIVRNWKTWDHFRDYFPVKLVKTAELNPNKNYVLGCHPHGIMSCGAFSAFSTKSCGFAELFPGLRCRLAILAGLFRIPLMREYIMGAGLLPVSKASLEHLLSKSGKGNAVVIVVGGAAESLASSPGVNTVVVRNRKGFVRLALQYGADLVPVYSFGENDLFQQVTFSEGSFGRKLQDLIKKIMGFSPCVFVGEHFLIMPYRHPVTIVVGNPIAVPLRITPTEEEVDHYHGLYMEGLSNLFQEQKVSCGLSESHRLEII is encoded by the exons atgacaaaagaaaaaacccagagGAAGCATTTTCTGGAGACACTAAGTGTTCTGCATTGGGTGCTAACTTTTCTCTTCTTCG GGCTCACTTGCAGTATCCTGATGGTGTATCTCATGTTTACCTCTCTGTGGCCGCTGTCTGCACTGTACTTCGTTTGGCTGGTGCTGGACTGGGACACCCCTGAAAGAG GGGGCAGAAAAATACATATTGTGAGGAACTGGAAGACATGGGATCACTTCAGGGACTATTTTCCTGTCAAA TTGGTGAAGACAGCCGAGCTGAACCCAAACAAAAACTACGTCCTTGGCTGTCATCCACACGGCATCATGAGCTGTGGAGCCTTCAGCGCCTTCAGCACCAAGAGCTGCGGCTTTGCCGAGCTGTTTCCTGGGCTGCGATGCCGCCTGGCTATCCTGGCAGGACTTTTCAGGATCCCGCTCATGAGGGAATACATAATGGGTGCAG GTCTTCTTCCAGTCAGCAAAGCAAGCCTCGAACACCTTCTCTCCAAGAGCGGCAAAGGAAATGCGGTGGTGATTGTGGTTGGGGGAGCAGCAGAGTCTCTGGCATCCTCACCTGGGGTCAACACGGTGGTGGTGAGGAACAGAAAAGGATTTGTGAGACTGGCGCTTCAGTACGG GGCTGATCTTGTTCCTGTTTACTCATTCGGAGAGAATGATCTCTTTCAGCAGGTGACTTTCTCCGAGGGCAGTTTTGGCCGCAAGTTGCAGGACTTGATCAAAAAGATCATGGGTTTCAGcccatgtgtgtttgttggagAGCACTTTTTAATCATGCCCTACAGGCATCCAGTCACTATTGTTG TGGGAAATCCGATTGCAGTTCCTCTGCGTATCACGCCTAccgaggaggaggtggaccaCTATCACGGACTTTATATGGAGGGTCTTTCCAATTTATTCCAAGAACAAAAAGTCAGCTGTGGACTTTCTGAAAGTCACAGGCTTGAGATCATTTAG
- the nyap1 gene encoding neuronal tyrosine-phosphorylated phosphoinositide-3-kinase adapter 1 isoform X1 gives MSSGSAQDVAVEHFLRDIERRSKRLHCAVIGCEEERPRSDMNLLYRKSRLDWRQKDQEGSKKSSTQNDPSATVGKVRDLASFRRHFRMGFMTMPASQDLSPHSCASAMAPRSQSCHAVGAGDTSLENGDYSDTQSQHCGRCPPAKPKRHPSTRLSSSSADSRGPPETPPPPPPGHSQSKHSEKKNAMKKSDSGDIGSKKVPPLKPKRSPSTQLSLDPLPSRVPPSATSLPFQAADSQIQTGDGDDEPVYIEMVGQVFTRDSQTATPHPVTPVATTPDSDSDQSEAIYEEMKYPQQEDRESHRHLPAKHEKMKSSKHFHVTPSSSSSSSSLPRPSSSSPSYSKPKATVSISHSSPLPSSASSTPVPQALSASPHTPRAPTPYLLQGNKSEPESNTKIPAPFPNLLQHRPPLLAFPQPAAASSGVGVQNKASASSKMGTQTASVTTQASSSSSASSNLVAALTGSKESSGGSGTQQDKHSRDSQLGPAPGLRARSHSTPLPPSSKSTSPFSHHHHHPHHRPSHYHHYRKPERGDSPAPTKSGSQTSNQATVQTQTSSSGKEGKSVSFLLKSDKADRDKDREKDREKDRDRDRDRGRDRDRERDRDKDKDKDSHRERDRDRDKERDRDRDRDRERDRDRDGGPHSLQMEITTSSSQTPQSSTSSTPTPSSSSQRPHSRPHLRSHTPHGLPAYKPPSSDSPLLWTYPSGGFRRPPAYESLRGGSQTPSLQQPSSLTGVGEGASKSNGGSASVQSKVGFMPWDSSASLAADDGSYWPMQRKLSFSHGSRETEKDEGRAWNGSADALLRMDKEDFGMGSRGGHSGIPVHFSGATSRALGHSESLAGVDSSSGFRALPRVGMPLPCQTFPACRNGEVGRLGRSSSAAGVRQVGGGDVQRQSSLPAREALNQLHGLAQPQASCSPSVSRQQQQLQLHQQQLQLKQQLQQLQQQHHLQLQFQQLAQLAQGQPPVSGGNTASTMQTQRDGKLLEVIERKRCLCKEIKAHRRPDKSLCKQDSMPILPSWRRTPEPRKTGTPPCQRPQAVVWDTAI, from the exons ATGAGCTCTGGCTCTGCCCAGGATGTGGCAGTCGAGCATTTCCTGCGTGACATAGAGAGGAGAAGCAAGCGGCTACACTGCGCTGTGATAGGCTGCGAGGAGGAGCGACCCCGCAGCGACATGAACCTGCTGTATCGTAAGAGCCGTTTGGACTGGAGGCAGAAAGACCAAGAGGGAAGTAAAAAGAG CTCCACTCAGAACGACCCGTCAGCTACCGTCGGCAAAGTCAGAGACTTGGCTTCTTTCCGACGGCATTTCCGGATGGGCTTCATGACCATGCCTGCCTCCCAGGACCTGTCCCCTCACTCCTGTGCCTCTGCCATGGCGCCGCGCTCGCAGTCCTGCCACGCTGTCGGCGCCGGTGACACAAGTCTGGAGAATGGAGATTACTCCGACACCCAGTCCCAGCACTGCGGCCGCTGCCCCCCGGCCAAACCCAAGCGCCACCCCAGCACTCGCCTCAGCTCCTCATCCGCAGACAGCAGAGGACCCCCAGAGACgccgcctccccctccgcccGGTCACTCGCAGTCCAAACACTCAGAGAAGAAAAACG CCATGAAGAAGTCTGACTCTGGAGACATTGGCTCGAAGAAGGTGCCTCCTCTGAAACCCAAGAGAAGTCCCAGCACCCAGCTTTCCCTGGACCCTCTTCCTTCACGTGTGCCTCCATCTGCCACATCGCTGCCATTTCAGGCTGCAGACTCTCAGATTCAGACGGGAGACGGGGACGACGAGCCGGTCTATATCGAAATGGTGGGCCAGGTGTTCACCAGGGATAGCCAGACGGCCACGCCCCATCCGGTCACGCCTGTGGCCACGACGCCAGACTCTGATTCAGACCAGAGCGAGGCGATCTACGAAGAGATGAAATACCCACAGCAGGAGGACCGAGAGTCCCATCGACACCTCCCTGCCAAACACGAGAAAATGAAATCCTCTAAACACTTCCATGTCACCCCCTCCTCGTCCAGCAGCTCTTCCTCGCTCCcgcgcccctcctcctcctccccgtcctaCTCCAAACCAAAAGCAACTGTGTCAATCTCTCATTCATCTCCGCTGccgtcctctgcctcctccaccccggTTCCCCAAGCCCTCTCTGCCAGTCCGCACACACCGCGAGCTCCCACTCCTTATCTGCTGCAAGGGAATAAATCTGAGCCCGAGTCCAACACCAAGATCCCCGCCCCTTTCCCAAACCTTCTACAGCACCGGCCGCCGCTGCTCGCCTTTCCTCAGCCTGCGGCAGCCTCCAGCGGGGTCGGGGTGCAGAACAAGGCATCGGCTTCATCTAAAATGGGAACTCAGACAGCGAGCGTGACGACTCAAGCTAGCAGCTCCTCCTCGGCTTCTTCTAACCTCGTTGCGGCGCTGACGGGCTCCAAGGAGTCATCGGGGGGAAGCGGAACgcagcaggacaaacacagcaggGATTCCCAGCTGGGTCCTGCCCCTGGACTGAGAGCCAGGAGTCACTCCACGCCGCTGCCTCCCTCGTCAAAATCCACCTCGCCGTTCtcccatcaccatcaccaccccCACCACCGCCCCTCGCACTACCATCACTACCGCAAGCCGGAAAGAGGGGACTCCCCCGCTCCGACCAAGAGCGGCTCGCAGACGTCAAACCAGGCCACAGTCCAGACGCAGACCTCCAGTTCAGGCAAGGAAGGAAAGTCTGTCAGCTTCCTGTTGAAATCTGACAAAGCCGACAGGGATAAGGACAGGGAAAAGGACAGGGAAAAGGACCGAGATAGAGACAGAGATAGGggcagggacagagacagagagcgagaccGAGACAAGGACAAAGACAAGGACAGTCATCGAGAAAGGGATCGAGATAGAGATAAGGaaagggacagagacagagacagagacagagaaagggATCGGGACAGGGATGGAGGGCCACACTCCTTGCAGATGGAAATCACGACTTCAAGCAGCCAAACACCTCAAAGCAGCACCAGCTCCACTCCTACACCGTCATCCTCATCCCAGCGTCCTCATTCTCGCCCCCATCTCCGCTCTCACACCCCGCACGGCCTGCCAGCCTATAAGCCTCCCTCGTCGGACAGCCCCCTGCTGTGGACCTACCCCTCCGGCGGCTTTCGGAGGCCGCCGGCTTACGAGAGCTTGAGAGGCGGCTCTCAGACTCCATCTCTGCAGCAGCCCTCAAGTCTGACCGGCGTCGGCGAGGGGGCCTCCAAAAGCAACGGAGGGTCTGCGTCCGTCCAGTCGAAAGTTGGCTTCATGCCTTGGGACAGCAGTGCCAGCTTAGCCGCAGATGACGGGTCTTACTGGCCTATGCAGAGGAAATTATCCTTTAGCCAtgggagcagagagacagaaa aggatgaggggCGGGCGTGGAACGGCAGTGCCGATGCCCTGTTAAGGATGGATAAAGAGGACTTTGGGATGGGGTCACGAGGAGGCCACTCAGGCATTCCAGTCCACTTCAGTGGTGCCACCAGCAGGGCTCTCGGTCACAGCGAGTCTTTGGCCGGAGTTGATAGCAGCTCAGGATTCAGAGCTCTGCCCAGAGTGGGGATGCCTCTTCCCTGCCAGACTTTTCCTGCCTGTCGCAATGGAG AAGTGGGGCGGCTGGgccgctcctcctctgctgctggagtgagacaggtgggtggaggagacGTCCAGAGACAGAGCAGTCTACCAGCACGAGAAGCCCTGAATCAG ctgcacGGTCTGGCCCAGCCTCAAGCGTCCTGCAGTCCCAGCGTGtctcggcagcagcagcagctccagctccaccagcagcagctgcagctgaagcagcagctccagcagcttcaacagCAGCACCACCTACAGCTGCAGTTCCAGCAGCTCGCCCAGCTGGCGCAGGGACAGCCTCCTGTCAGCGGGGGCAATACGGCGTCCACAATGCAGACCCAGAGAGACGGCAAGCTGCTGGAAGTCATTGAGCGTAAACGCTGCCTGTGCAAAGAGATCAAGGCCCACAGGCGCCCCGACAAAAGCCTGTGCAAGCAGGACAGCATGCCCATCCTCCCTAGCTGGAGACGGACACCTGAGCCTCGTAAGACTGGCACGCCACCCTGCCAGAGGCCGCAGGCTGTCGTGTGGGACACTGCTATCTGA
- the nyap1 gene encoding neuronal tyrosine-phosphorylated phosphoinositide-3-kinase adapter 1 isoform X2 produces MSSGSAQDVAVEHFLRDIERRSKRLHCAVIGCEEERPRSDMNLLYRKSRLDWRQKDQEGSKKSSTQNDPSATVGKVRDLASFRRHFRMGFMTMPASQDLSPHSCASAMAPRSQSCHAVGAGDTSLENGDYSDTQSQHCGRCPPAKPKRHPSTRLSSSSADSRGPPETPPPPPPGHSQSKHSEKKNAMKKSDSGDIGSKKVPPLKPKRSPSTQLSLDPLPSRVPPSATSLPFQAADSQIQTGDGDDEPVYIEMVGQVFTRDSQTATPHPVTPVATTPDSDSDQSEAIYEEMKYPQQEDRESHRHLPAKHEKMKSSKHFHVTPSSSSSSSSLPRPSSSSPSYSKPKATVSISHSSPLPSSASSTPVPQALSASPHTPRAPTPYLLQGNKSEPESNTKIPAPFPNLLQHRPPLLAFPQPAAASSGVGVQNKASASSKMGTQTASVTTQASSSSSASSNLVAALTGSKESSGGSGTQQDKHSRDSQLGPAPGLRARSHSTPLPPSSKSTSPFSHHHHHPHHRPSHYHHYRKPERGDSPAPTKSGSQTSNQATVQTQTSSSGKEGKSVSFLLKSDKADRDKDREKDREKDRDRDRDRGRDRDRERDRDRDRDRDRDRERDRDRDGGPHSLQMEITTSSSQTPQSSTSSTPTPSSSSQRPHSRPHLRSHTPHGLPAYKPPSSDSPLLWTYPSGGFRRPPAYESLRGGSQTPSLQQPSSLTGVGEGASKSNGGSASVQSKVGFMPWDSSASLAADDGSYWPMQRKLSFSHGSRETEKDEGRAWNGSADALLRMDKEDFGMGSRGGHSGIPVHFSGATSRALGHSESLAGVDSSSGFRALPRVGMPLPCQTFPACRNGEVGRLGRSSSAAGVRQVGGGDVQRQSSLPAREALNQLHGLAQPQASCSPSVSRQQQQLQLHQQQLQLKQQLQQLQQQHHLQLQFQQLAQLAQGQPPVSGGNTASTMQTQRDGKLLEVIERKRCLCKEIKAHRRPDKSLCKQDSMPILPSWRRTPEPRKTGTPPCQRPQAVVWDTAI; encoded by the exons ATGAGCTCTGGCTCTGCCCAGGATGTGGCAGTCGAGCATTTCCTGCGTGACATAGAGAGGAGAAGCAAGCGGCTACACTGCGCTGTGATAGGCTGCGAGGAGGAGCGACCCCGCAGCGACATGAACCTGCTGTATCGTAAGAGCCGTTTGGACTGGAGGCAGAAAGACCAAGAGGGAAGTAAAAAGAG CTCCACTCAGAACGACCCGTCAGCTACCGTCGGCAAAGTCAGAGACTTGGCTTCTTTCCGACGGCATTTCCGGATGGGCTTCATGACCATGCCTGCCTCCCAGGACCTGTCCCCTCACTCCTGTGCCTCTGCCATGGCGCCGCGCTCGCAGTCCTGCCACGCTGTCGGCGCCGGTGACACAAGTCTGGAGAATGGAGATTACTCCGACACCCAGTCCCAGCACTGCGGCCGCTGCCCCCCGGCCAAACCCAAGCGCCACCCCAGCACTCGCCTCAGCTCCTCATCCGCAGACAGCAGAGGACCCCCAGAGACgccgcctccccctccgcccGGTCACTCGCAGTCCAAACACTCAGAGAAGAAAAACG CCATGAAGAAGTCTGACTCTGGAGACATTGGCTCGAAGAAGGTGCCTCCTCTGAAACCCAAGAGAAGTCCCAGCACCCAGCTTTCCCTGGACCCTCTTCCTTCACGTGTGCCTCCATCTGCCACATCGCTGCCATTTCAGGCTGCAGACTCTCAGATTCAGACGGGAGACGGGGACGACGAGCCGGTCTATATCGAAATGGTGGGCCAGGTGTTCACCAGGGATAGCCAGACGGCCACGCCCCATCCGGTCACGCCTGTGGCCACGACGCCAGACTCTGATTCAGACCAGAGCGAGGCGATCTACGAAGAGATGAAATACCCACAGCAGGAGGACCGAGAGTCCCATCGACACCTCCCTGCCAAACACGAGAAAATGAAATCCTCTAAACACTTCCATGTCACCCCCTCCTCGTCCAGCAGCTCTTCCTCGCTCCcgcgcccctcctcctcctccccgtcctaCTCCAAACCAAAAGCAACTGTGTCAATCTCTCATTCATCTCCGCTGccgtcctctgcctcctccaccccggTTCCCCAAGCCCTCTCTGCCAGTCCGCACACACCGCGAGCTCCCACTCCTTATCTGCTGCAAGGGAATAAATCTGAGCCCGAGTCCAACACCAAGATCCCCGCCCCTTTCCCAAACCTTCTACAGCACCGGCCGCCGCTGCTCGCCTTTCCTCAGCCTGCGGCAGCCTCCAGCGGGGTCGGGGTGCAGAACAAGGCATCGGCTTCATCTAAAATGGGAACTCAGACAGCGAGCGTGACGACTCAAGCTAGCAGCTCCTCCTCGGCTTCTTCTAACCTCGTTGCGGCGCTGACGGGCTCCAAGGAGTCATCGGGGGGAAGCGGAACgcagcaggacaaacacagcaggGATTCCCAGCTGGGTCCTGCCCCTGGACTGAGAGCCAGGAGTCACTCCACGCCGCTGCCTCCCTCGTCAAAATCCACCTCGCCGTTCtcccatcaccatcaccaccccCACCACCGCCCCTCGCACTACCATCACTACCGCAAGCCGGAAAGAGGGGACTCCCCCGCTCCGACCAAGAGCGGCTCGCAGACGTCAAACCAGGCCACAGTCCAGACGCAGACCTCCAGTTCAGGCAAGGAAGGAAAGTCTGTCAGCTTCCTGTTGAAATCTGACAAAGCCGACAGGGATAAGGACAGGGAAAAGGACAGGGAAAAGGACCGAGATAGAGACAGAGATAGGggcagggacagagacagagagcgagaccGAGAC agggacagagacagagacagagacagagaaagggATCGGGACAGGGATGGAGGGCCACACTCCTTGCAGATGGAAATCACGACTTCAAGCAGCCAAACACCTCAAAGCAGCACCAGCTCCACTCCTACACCGTCATCCTCATCCCAGCGTCCTCATTCTCGCCCCCATCTCCGCTCTCACACCCCGCACGGCCTGCCAGCCTATAAGCCTCCCTCGTCGGACAGCCCCCTGCTGTGGACCTACCCCTCCGGCGGCTTTCGGAGGCCGCCGGCTTACGAGAGCTTGAGAGGCGGCTCTCAGACTCCATCTCTGCAGCAGCCCTCAAGTCTGACCGGCGTCGGCGAGGGGGCCTCCAAAAGCAACGGAGGGTCTGCGTCCGTCCAGTCGAAAGTTGGCTTCATGCCTTGGGACAGCAGTGCCAGCTTAGCCGCAGATGACGGGTCTTACTGGCCTATGCAGAGGAAATTATCCTTTAGCCAtgggagcagagagacagaaa aggatgaggggCGGGCGTGGAACGGCAGTGCCGATGCCCTGTTAAGGATGGATAAAGAGGACTTTGGGATGGGGTCACGAGGAGGCCACTCAGGCATTCCAGTCCACTTCAGTGGTGCCACCAGCAGGGCTCTCGGTCACAGCGAGTCTTTGGCCGGAGTTGATAGCAGCTCAGGATTCAGAGCTCTGCCCAGAGTGGGGATGCCTCTTCCCTGCCAGACTTTTCCTGCCTGTCGCAATGGAG AAGTGGGGCGGCTGGgccgctcctcctctgctgctggagtgagacaggtgggtggaggagacGTCCAGAGACAGAGCAGTCTACCAGCACGAGAAGCCCTGAATCAG ctgcacGGTCTGGCCCAGCCTCAAGCGTCCTGCAGTCCCAGCGTGtctcggcagcagcagcagctccagctccaccagcagcagctgcagctgaagcagcagctccagcagcttcaacagCAGCACCACCTACAGCTGCAGTTCCAGCAGCTCGCCCAGCTGGCGCAGGGACAGCCTCCTGTCAGCGGGGGCAATACGGCGTCCACAATGCAGACCCAGAGAGACGGCAAGCTGCTGGAAGTCATTGAGCGTAAACGCTGCCTGTGCAAAGAGATCAAGGCCCACAGGCGCCCCGACAAAAGCCTGTGCAAGCAGGACAGCATGCCCATCCTCCCTAGCTGGAGACGGACACCTGAGCCTCGTAAGACTGGCACGCCACCCTGCCAGAGGCCGCAGGCTGTCGTGTGGGACACTGCTATCTGA
- the nyap1 gene encoding neuronal tyrosine-phosphorylated phosphoinositide-3-kinase adapter 1 isoform X3, which produces MSSGSAQDVAVEHFLRDIERRSKRLHCAVIGCEEERPRSDMNLLYRKSRLDWRQKDQEGSKKSSTQNDPSATVGKVRDLASFRRHFRMGFMTMPASQDLSPHSCASAMAPRSQSCHAVGAGDTSLENGDYSDTQSQHCGRCPPAKPKRHPSTRLSSSSADSRGPPETPPPPPPGHSQSKHSEKKNAMKKSDSGDIGSKKVPPLKPKRSPSTQLSLDPLPSRVPPSATSLPFQAADSQIQTGDGDDEPVYIEMVGQVFTRDSQTATPHPVTPVATTPDSDSDQSEAIYEEMKYPQQEDRESHRHLPAKHEKMKSSKHFHVTPSSSSSSSSLPRPSSSSPSYSKPKATVSISHSSPLPSSASSTPVPQALSASPHTPRAPTPYLLQGNKSEPESNTKIPAPFPNLLQHRPPLLAFPQPAAASSGVGVQNKASASSKMGTQTASVTTQASSSSSASSNLVAALTGSKESSGGSGTQQDKHSRDSQLGPAPGLRARSHSTPLPPSSKSTSPFSHHHHHPHHRPSHYHHYRKPERGDSPAPTKSGSQTSNQATVQTQTSSSGKEGKSVSFLLKSDKADRDKDREKDREKDRDRDRDRGRDRDRDRDRDRDRERDRDRDGGPHSLQMEITTSSSQTPQSSTSSTPTPSSSSQRPHSRPHLRSHTPHGLPAYKPPSSDSPLLWTYPSGGFRRPPAYESLRGGSQTPSLQQPSSLTGVGEGASKSNGGSASVQSKVGFMPWDSSASLAADDGSYWPMQRKLSFSHGSRETEKDEGRAWNGSADALLRMDKEDFGMGSRGGHSGIPVHFSGATSRALGHSESLAGVDSSSGFRALPRVGMPLPCQTFPACRNGEVGRLGRSSSAAGVRQVGGGDVQRQSSLPAREALNQLHGLAQPQASCSPSVSRQQQQLQLHQQQLQLKQQLQQLQQQHHLQLQFQQLAQLAQGQPPVSGGNTASTMQTQRDGKLLEVIERKRCLCKEIKAHRRPDKSLCKQDSMPILPSWRRTPEPRKTGTPPCQRPQAVVWDTAI; this is translated from the exons ATGAGCTCTGGCTCTGCCCAGGATGTGGCAGTCGAGCATTTCCTGCGTGACATAGAGAGGAGAAGCAAGCGGCTACACTGCGCTGTGATAGGCTGCGAGGAGGAGCGACCCCGCAGCGACATGAACCTGCTGTATCGTAAGAGCCGTTTGGACTGGAGGCAGAAAGACCAAGAGGGAAGTAAAAAGAG CTCCACTCAGAACGACCCGTCAGCTACCGTCGGCAAAGTCAGAGACTTGGCTTCTTTCCGACGGCATTTCCGGATGGGCTTCATGACCATGCCTGCCTCCCAGGACCTGTCCCCTCACTCCTGTGCCTCTGCCATGGCGCCGCGCTCGCAGTCCTGCCACGCTGTCGGCGCCGGTGACACAAGTCTGGAGAATGGAGATTACTCCGACACCCAGTCCCAGCACTGCGGCCGCTGCCCCCCGGCCAAACCCAAGCGCCACCCCAGCACTCGCCTCAGCTCCTCATCCGCAGACAGCAGAGGACCCCCAGAGACgccgcctccccctccgcccGGTCACTCGCAGTCCAAACACTCAGAGAAGAAAAACG CCATGAAGAAGTCTGACTCTGGAGACATTGGCTCGAAGAAGGTGCCTCCTCTGAAACCCAAGAGAAGTCCCAGCACCCAGCTTTCCCTGGACCCTCTTCCTTCACGTGTGCCTCCATCTGCCACATCGCTGCCATTTCAGGCTGCAGACTCTCAGATTCAGACGGGAGACGGGGACGACGAGCCGGTCTATATCGAAATGGTGGGCCAGGTGTTCACCAGGGATAGCCAGACGGCCACGCCCCATCCGGTCACGCCTGTGGCCACGACGCCAGACTCTGATTCAGACCAGAGCGAGGCGATCTACGAAGAGATGAAATACCCACAGCAGGAGGACCGAGAGTCCCATCGACACCTCCCTGCCAAACACGAGAAAATGAAATCCTCTAAACACTTCCATGTCACCCCCTCCTCGTCCAGCAGCTCTTCCTCGCTCCcgcgcccctcctcctcctccccgtcctaCTCCAAACCAAAAGCAACTGTGTCAATCTCTCATTCATCTCCGCTGccgtcctctgcctcctccaccccggTTCCCCAAGCCCTCTCTGCCAGTCCGCACACACCGCGAGCTCCCACTCCTTATCTGCTGCAAGGGAATAAATCTGAGCCCGAGTCCAACACCAAGATCCCCGCCCCTTTCCCAAACCTTCTACAGCACCGGCCGCCGCTGCTCGCCTTTCCTCAGCCTGCGGCAGCCTCCAGCGGGGTCGGGGTGCAGAACAAGGCATCGGCTTCATCTAAAATGGGAACTCAGACAGCGAGCGTGACGACTCAAGCTAGCAGCTCCTCCTCGGCTTCTTCTAACCTCGTTGCGGCGCTGACGGGCTCCAAGGAGTCATCGGGGGGAAGCGGAACgcagcaggacaaacacagcaggGATTCCCAGCTGGGTCCTGCCCCTGGACTGAGAGCCAGGAGTCACTCCACGCCGCTGCCTCCCTCGTCAAAATCCACCTCGCCGTTCtcccatcaccatcaccaccccCACCACCGCCCCTCGCACTACCATCACTACCGCAAGCCGGAAAGAGGGGACTCCCCCGCTCCGACCAAGAGCGGCTCGCAGACGTCAAACCAGGCCACAGTCCAGACGCAGACCTCCAGTTCAGGCAAGGAAGGAAAGTCTGTCAGCTTCCTGTTGAAATCTGACAAAGCCGACAGGGATAAGGACAGGGAAAAGGACAGGGAAAAGGACCGAGATAGAGACAGAGATAGGggcagggacagagacaga gacagagacagagacagagacagagaaagggATCGGGACAGGGATGGAGGGCCACACTCCTTGCAGATGGAAATCACGACTTCAAGCAGCCAAACACCTCAAAGCAGCACCAGCTCCACTCCTACACCGTCATCCTCATCCCAGCGTCCTCATTCTCGCCCCCATCTCCGCTCTCACACCCCGCACGGCCTGCCAGCCTATAAGCCTCCCTCGTCGGACAGCCCCCTGCTGTGGACCTACCCCTCCGGCGGCTTTCGGAGGCCGCCGGCTTACGAGAGCTTGAGAGGCGGCTCTCAGACTCCATCTCTGCAGCAGCCCTCAAGTCTGACCGGCGTCGGCGAGGGGGCCTCCAAAAGCAACGGAGGGTCTGCGTCCGTCCAGTCGAAAGTTGGCTTCATGCCTTGGGACAGCAGTGCCAGCTTAGCCGCAGATGACGGGTCTTACTGGCCTATGCAGAGGAAATTATCCTTTAGCCAtgggagcagagagacagaaa aggatgaggggCGGGCGTGGAACGGCAGTGCCGATGCCCTGTTAAGGATGGATAAAGAGGACTTTGGGATGGGGTCACGAGGAGGCCACTCAGGCATTCCAGTCCACTTCAGTGGTGCCACCAGCAGGGCTCTCGGTCACAGCGAGTCTTTGGCCGGAGTTGATAGCAGCTCAGGATTCAGAGCTCTGCCCAGAGTGGGGATGCCTCTTCCCTGCCAGACTTTTCCTGCCTGTCGCAATGGAG AAGTGGGGCGGCTGGgccgctcctcctctgctgctggagtgagacaggtgggtggaggagacGTCCAGAGACAGAGCAGTCTACCAGCACGAGAAGCCCTGAATCAG ctgcacGGTCTGGCCCAGCCTCAAGCGTCCTGCAGTCCCAGCGTGtctcggcagcagcagcagctccagctccaccagcagcagctgcagctgaagcagcagctccagcagcttcaacagCAGCACCACCTACAGCTGCAGTTCCAGCAGCTCGCCCAGCTGGCGCAGGGACAGCCTCCTGTCAGCGGGGGCAATACGGCGTCCACAATGCAGACCCAGAGAGACGGCAAGCTGCTGGAAGTCATTGAGCGTAAACGCTGCCTGTGCAAAGAGATCAAGGCCCACAGGCGCCCCGACAAAAGCCTGTGCAAGCAGGACAGCATGCCCATCCTCCCTAGCTGGAGACGGACACCTGAGCCTCGTAAGACTGGCACGCCACCCTGCCAGAGGCCGCAGGCTGTCGTGTGGGACACTGCTATCTGA